In one window of Armatimonadota bacterium DNA:
- a CDS encoding beta-propeller fold lactonase family protein yields the protein MRRMRVAGRVLSCVAVALALGLSASGAEPDLDGAAVGRQGDGRIVVPTNQVLDPAGFQVEFPGRPTDLALSPDGSLLAALNSNALVLIRVSDRAIMQTLPVPKGGHTFVGIVWAADGGAIFTSGTQGAVHRVVIEERVARFGEPIVLPGPGGQGNPLPGGLALSQDGATLYVCLNRNNTLGVVDAASGELMAEIPVGVAPYGVVAAGDAAYVTNWGGRHPVEGDATAASSGTPIVVDPSTGIAASGMVSVVDLAQQTEVAQIEVGLHPCGLALNREASRLFVANANSDTVSVVDTASRKVVETIDVAPAEVLPFGSAPNAVALSPDGRTLYVANGGNNAIAVVRLGAVAGGPDAEETSRVEGFIPTGWYPGSVRLSADGKTVFVANVKGVGSLNAPTGRARHLERVRQYHGLEKDAVSKPSEYVLRQVYDALGSVSVIPAPDAARLEAYTKRVADNNRLAFAVRGLRPGRPSRKPVPVPLHVGEKSVFEHVIDIIKENRTYDQILGDMPEGNGDPALVHFGEEVTPNHHRLAREFVLLDNFYCSGVNSADGHQWTDEAYVTDYLEKSFGGFERSYPYWGGDPLAYASSGFLWDNALRHGKTLRDYGEFVRAEIDPSGASWADIYADYVNGTNEVKIRARPGVETLEPYLCPTYVGFPGKVQDVYRAREFIKELRQFEASGELPNLIMMLLPNDHTVGTRPGYPTPRATVADNDLALGQIVEAVSHSVFWPKTCIFVVEDDPQAGLDHVDGHRTVAFVISPYTKRGAVDSTNYNQTGMVRTIELILGLPPMNQFDLSATPMASCFTDTADLKPYTAVPNRIPLDEMNPPLNALSGPQRYWAMKSLDLPLDDIDQADEHTFNQILWHSVKGYDTPYPRLAAARP from the coding sequence GTGAGACGAATGAGGGTTGCGGGTCGTGTCCTGAGCTGCGTCGCCGTTGCGCTGGCGTTGGGGTTATCGGCATCCGGGGCGGAGCCCGACCTCGACGGCGCGGCGGTCGGCCGCCAGGGGGATGGGCGCATTGTGGTTCCGACGAACCAGGTGCTCGATCCTGCCGGGTTCCAGGTCGAGTTTCCGGGCAGGCCGACAGATCTGGCCTTAAGCCCGGATGGGAGTCTGCTGGCGGCGCTGAACAGCAACGCGCTCGTCTTGATCCGCGTGAGCGATCGGGCAATCATGCAGACGCTGCCGGTGCCCAAGGGTGGGCACACGTTCGTCGGCATCGTTTGGGCTGCTGACGGCGGAGCGATATTCACCTCAGGGACGCAGGGCGCAGTACACCGCGTCGTGATCGAGGAGCGGGTGGCCAGGTTCGGTGAGCCGATCGTGCTGCCTGGCCCAGGCGGGCAAGGCAATCCTCTGCCCGGCGGGCTGGCGCTGAGCCAGGACGGTGCGACCCTGTACGTCTGCCTCAACCGCAACAACACGCTCGGCGTAGTGGATGCGGCGAGCGGCGAGTTGATGGCCGAGATTCCCGTCGGCGTGGCGCCTTACGGGGTCGTGGCCGCTGGGGACGCCGCCTATGTCACCAACTGGGGTGGACGGCATCCGGTCGAAGGTGATGCGACGGCGGCGTCGTCGGGCACCCCTATTGTGGTTGATCCGTCGACCGGCATCGCGGCCAGCGGCATGGTATCCGTGGTTGATCTGGCGCAACAGACCGAGGTGGCGCAGATCGAGGTCGGCCTGCATCCCTGCGGGCTCGCTCTCAATCGAGAAGCGAGCCGCTTATTCGTCGCGAACGCGAACAGCGACACGGTATCGGTCGTCGACACGGCGTCGCGCAAGGTCGTAGAGACGATTGACGTCGCACCTGCTGAGGTACTTCCCTTCGGCAGCGCGCCGAACGCGGTGGCGCTGAGCCCTGACGGTCGCACACTGTACGTGGCCAACGGCGGCAACAACGCCATCGCAGTCGTGCGTCTCGGCGCGGTCGCAGGTGGGCCGGACGCAGAGGAAACAAGCCGCGTCGAGGGATTCATCCCGACGGGATGGTATCCAGGCAGCGTGAGATTAAGCGCCGACGGCAAGACGGTGTTCGTTGCCAACGTCAAGGGGGTGGGCTCACTCAACGCGCCCACCGGACGCGCGAGACACCTCGAGCGGGTCCGCCAGTATCACGGGCTGGAGAAGGATGCGGTGTCCAAGCCGAGCGAGTACGTCTTGCGCCAGGTCTATGACGCGTTGGGCTCCGTGTCCGTCATCCCGGCGCCGGACGCGGCGCGACTCGAGGCGTACACGAAGCGCGTGGCGGATAACAACCGGCTGGCGTTCGCCGTCCGCGGTCTGCGGCCCGGACGCCCCTCGCGGAAGCCAGTGCCCGTGCCGCTGCACGTCGGCGAGAAGTCCGTCTTCGAGCATGTCATCGACATTATCAAGGAGAACCGCACCTACGATCAGATCCTGGGCGACATGCCGGAGGGCAACGGGGATCCGGCGCTCGTGCATTTCGGGGAAGAGGTCACGCCCAACCACCACAGGCTCGCGCGGGAATTCGTGCTGCTCGACAACTTCTATTGCAGCGGGGTTAACAGCGCGGACGGGCACCAGTGGACCGACGAGGCGTACGTGACGGACTATCTCGAGAAGTCGTTCGGGGGCTTCGAGCGTTCATATCCCTACTGGGGCGGCGACCCTCTCGCCTACGCGTCATCAGGTTTTCTGTGGGACAACGCACTGCGGCACGGGAAAACCCTCCGCGACTACGGCGAGTTCGTGCGCGCGGAGATAGACCCGTCCGGCGCGAGCTGGGCCGATATCTACGCGGATTACGTGAACGGCACGAATGAGGTCAAGATTCGCGCACGGCCGGGAGTTGAAACCCTTGAACCATACCTCTGCCCGACATACGTCGGCTTTCCGGGAAAAGTGCAGGATGTGTATCGCGCGCGCGAGTTCATCAAGGAGCTGCGCCAGTTCGAGGCCAGCGGCGAGCTGCCCAATCTCATCATGATGCTGCTGCCCAACGATCACACCGTCGGCACGCGGCCTGGGTATCCGACGCCGCGCGCCACCGTAGCAGACAACGACCTGGCGTTGGGGCAGATCGTGGAGGCGGTATCGCACAGCGTTTTCTGGCCGAAGACGTGCATTTTCGTGGTGGAGGACGACCCCCAGGCCGGCCTGGATCACGTGGATGGTCACCGCACGGTGGCATTTGTCATCAGCCCCTATACGAAGCGCGGCGCGGTGGATAGCACGAACTACAATCAGACCGGCATGGTGCGCACCATCGAGTTAATCCTCGGGCTACCGCCGATGAACCAGTTCGACCTCTCAGCCACGCCGATGGCCTCGTGCTTCACGGACACCGCCGATCTGAAGCCCTACACGGCCGTGCCGAATCGCATCCCGCTCGACGAGATGAATCCGCCGCTCAACGCGCTCTCCGGGCCGCAAAGATACTGGGCGATGAAGTCACTCGACCTACCGCTGGATGACATAGACCAGGCCGACGAGCACACGTTCAACCAGATCTTGTGGCACTCGGTGAAGGGGTACGACACGCCGTATCCGCGCCTCGCCGCGGCAAGGCCGTGA
- a CDS encoding DegT/DnrJ/EryC1/StrS family aminotransferase, which yields SQCNRMGGLDLVSPRYAEYQPLGLGMKFRSHPLAMGIAQVQLRKLDALNAGRREWVNAVEAGLANVTCLSPLRRYEGAEPGGFYGFPVMYHPEALKAVPRERLLEALNAAGAKAGGSGYGLLHLLPLFARGFDVFTRGRGPLSGDYPGYKRGDLPASEDAHKRMIFLRVATDPEPGLAERYVGAVKGGVAAAGRR from the coding sequence TCAGTCAGTGCAACCGCATGGGCGGTCTCGACCTGGTCAGCCCACGCTACGCCGAGTACCAGCCCCTCGGTCTAGGCATGAAATTCCGCTCCCATCCCCTGGCGATGGGCATCGCCCAGGTCCAGTTGCGGAAGCTCGATGCGCTCAACGCGGGGCGCCGCGAATGGGTCAACGCGGTGGAAGCGGGGTTGGCGAATGTGACGTGTCTTAGCCCGTTGCGCAGATACGAAGGCGCGGAACCGGGCGGCTTCTACGGGTTTCCTGTGATGTACCATCCAGAGGCGCTGAAGGCTGTGCCGCGCGAGAGACTGCTTGAAGCCCTCAATGCGGCGGGGGCGAAGGCCGGAGGCAGCGGCTACGGTTTGCTGCACTTGCTGCCGCTGTTCGCCCGCGGTTTCGACGTCTTCACGCGGGGTCGCGGCCCGCTGTCCGGTGACTATCCGGGCTACAAGCGCGGCGACTTGCCGGCGAGCGAGGACGCCCATAAGCGCATGATCTTTCTGCGCGTCGCCACCGACCCCGAGCCGGGCCTCGCCGAGCGCTACGTCGGGGCTGTAAAGGGCGGCGTGGCTGCCGCCGGGCGCCGGTGA
- a CDS encoding 6,7-dimethyl-8-ribityllumazine synthase, whose translation MPKTYEGKLTAEGLNFAIIASRFNEFITRRLLGGAMDALQRHGAEESQVEVAWVPGSFEIPLAAQKLAQTGKYDAVICLGAVIRGATPHFEYVAAEASKGIAQAGLQTGVPVIYGIVTADTIEQAVERAGTKAGNRGFDAAMSAIEMANLMAQLPRKGK comes from the coding sequence ATGCCGAAGACCTATGAGGGCAAGCTGACGGCGGAGGGACTCAACTTCGCCATCATCGCAAGCCGGTTCAACGAGTTCATCACGCGGCGGCTGCTGGGCGGAGCGATGGACGCGCTGCAGCGTCACGGCGCGGAGGAGTCGCAGGTCGAGGTCGCCTGGGTGCCGGGGTCGTTCGAGATCCCGCTCGCGGCGCAGAAGCTCGCGCAGACCGGGAAATACGATGCGGTGATCTGCCTCGGCGCGGTTATCCGCGGCGCGACACCACACTTCGAATACGTCGCGGCGGAGGCGTCGAAGGGCATCGCCCAGGCGGGGTTGCAGACCGGGGTGCCGGTGATCTACGGCATCGTCACCGCCGACACCATCGAGCAGGCGGTGGAGCGCGCCGGCACCAAGGCCGGCAACCGCGGCTTCGACGCGGCGATGAGCGCCATCGAGATGGCGAACCTGATGGCGCAGCTCCCGCGGAAAGGGAAGTAG
- a CDS encoding bifunctional 3,4-dihydroxy-2-butanone-4-phosphate synthase/GTP cyclohydrolase II, which produces MPFATIEEALAEIRAGNFVIVVDDEDRENEGDLIMAAEFITPAAVNFMEIHARGMLCVPMERERLRALDIPLMVTDNTERYRTAFTVTVDAKGITTTGISAADQAATIRKLADPHAHAEDFVRPGHVQPLMAEPGGVLHRSGHTEAAIDLARLAGLKPIATICEIKNPDGSMARLPDLEKFGADHSSKVMTIADLIQYRRRTEKLVRRLATTTLPTPFGTFTAHAYESVVDTNPYLALTLGDVTQDGTLVRVHSSCVTGDVFHSCRCDCGAQLELAMKMIQDAGRGVLLYVHQEGRGIGLLNKLRAYELQDGGHDTVEANELLGFPADLRDYGIGAQVLVDLGLKNIRLMTNNPKKLVGLQGYGLTIVEQVPLAVPPTEQNACYLRAKRDKLGHQLPVD; this is translated from the coding sequence ATGCCGTTCGCAACCATAGAAGAAGCGCTGGCGGAAATACGCGCCGGCAATTTCGTGATCGTCGTGGATGATGAGGATCGCGAGAACGAGGGCGACCTCATCATGGCCGCCGAGTTCATCACGCCCGCCGCGGTCAACTTCATGGAGATCCACGCGCGCGGGATGCTGTGCGTGCCCATGGAGCGCGAGCGCTTGCGCGCGCTCGACATCCCGCTCATGGTGACGGACAACACCGAGCGCTACCGCACCGCATTCACCGTCACCGTGGACGCCAAGGGCATCACGACGACGGGAATCTCCGCCGCGGACCAGGCGGCGACGATCCGCAAGCTCGCGGATCCGCACGCCCATGCCGAGGATTTCGTCCGGCCCGGCCACGTGCAGCCGCTGATGGCCGAGCCGGGCGGCGTGCTCCACCGCTCGGGGCACACCGAGGCCGCGATTGACCTCGCGCGGCTGGCGGGGTTGAAACCCATCGCCACCATCTGCGAGATCAAGAACCCCGACGGCAGCATGGCACGCCTGCCGGACCTGGAGAAATTCGGCGCCGATCACAGCTCCAAGGTGATGACGATTGCCGACCTCATTCAGTACCGGCGGCGGACCGAGAAGCTGGTGCGCCGCCTGGCGACGACCACGCTCCCGACGCCGTTCGGGACGTTCACCGCGCACGCCTATGAATCAGTCGTGGACACCAACCCGTACCTCGCGCTCACGCTCGGCGACGTCACCCAGGACGGGACGCTGGTGCGCGTGCACTCGAGTTGCGTGACGGGCGATGTCTTTCACTCCTGCCGTTGCGACTGCGGGGCGCAGTTAGAACTGGCGATGAAGATGATCCAGGACGCCGGGCGCGGGGTACTGCTCTATGTCCACCAGGAGGGACGCGGCATCGGGTTGTTGAACAAATTGCGTGCGTACGAACTGCAGGACGGCGGGCACGACACGGTCGAGGCGAACGAGTTGCTCGGCTTCCCCGCCGACCTGCGCGATTACGGCATCGGGGCGCAGGTGCTGGTTGACCTGGGTCTGAAGAACATCCGGTTGATGACGAATAACCCGAAGAAGCTGGTCGGGTTGCAGGGCTACGGGCTGACGATCGTCGAGCAGGTGCCGCTGGCGGTGCCGCCGACCGAGCAAAACGCGTGCTATCTGCGCGCGAAGCGGGACAAGCTGGGGCACCAGTTGCCAGTGGACTGA